Proteins encoded in a region of the Syngnathus typhle isolate RoL2023-S1 ecotype Sweden linkage group LG20, RoL_Styp_1.0, whole genome shotgun sequence genome:
- the tax1bp1a gene encoding tax1-binding protein 1 homolog A, which produces MSSFQVVDSSPGSSVSIMETSNFAHVIFQNVGKSFPPQAPLECRYTLTPYITPHPKDWVGIFKVGWSTARDYYTFLWSPMPEKYEPGSTVHTTVVFQGYYVPKSDGEFYQFCYVTHGGDIRGASTPFQFRSATPNEELLTVSEDDSNSDILVVTTKTGLLERVEEAQQERRELLQAMRLLQEEKRQLQEEQKRLSREREQERETCCLLRTHNQELLRSSQCMSEEREEVRRRLTEATDRVRQLEEDLLGVTQRALQKETEMDCLRDRQKKLTAERDNLDSQLKNEKDERERYKAHLRSTELENTKLSAELQMLKAVELNREVTIAQFQEELERLRSCVAQRDSLEKELLTLKMDKAELTRLREQLRQAEEQLAASRQQAALLASELRDSASARDHSMSELYRARLEADKLRASLAEAQAECQRMESQLDRMKSSAHRDVSVGTNGELAPSVLIVSEVEAELQREVEELKLRLHMAAEHYKEKYRECQRLRRQVAKLNTSESHAEHKRNASTETVLEPLTPSPDSPTAGSIAARALQEASTLTISSELENLECTHSSTETEEKQTAKSTGSAEADLEEERREDSLRLTSWVEVQTKWAGSEGNAEAQQTPEEEGERRRGEEEEETAQGEHSNSVEEELALMEEKWKEQCAINETLKQRLANEEERFRVQMAERISEELHLILSRQRGQDARDEGAEVWRQMAERISEEMELKREERLDEELHLLLSRQREQDARDEGAEVRRPMVLRYPLPYPQDPSPPPLVPQRPAELQFGNPYATDPTQDQEGDASLTPEQLSRPPPEAPPCATPCAPPISPTNPNPGPAAPGWDREVVCIQPSRSTSPPENPPEEPQNAGDGAQPSCDHQSSRPAETRRGFCFDSSGNSHKRCPLCEVIFPPHFEQSSFEQHVESHWKVCPVCSEQFPLDCQQQLFERHVLTHFDGHVLNFDQIE; this is translated from the exons ATGTCCTCGTTCCAGGTGGTGGATAGCTCACCTGGCAGCAGCGTCAGTATCATGGAAACGTCCAACTTTGCCCATGTCATCTTCCAGAATGTTGGCAAAAGTTTCCCGCCTCAGGCACCTCTAGAGTGTCGCTACACTCTCACTCCTTACATCACACCACACCCTAAAGACTGGGTTGGCATCTTTAAG GTTGGCTGGAGCACAGCTCGAGATTACTACACCTTCCTGTGGTCCCCCATGCCTGAAAAATATGAACCAGGAAGTACAGTGCACACAACTGTGGTCTTTCAAG GTTATTACGTCCCCAAGTCTGATGGGGAATTTTACCAGTTCTGTTACGTGACACATGGCGGTGACATAAGAGGGGCCAGCACACCATTCCAGTTCAGGTCAGCCACACCCAACGAGGAACTGCTGACTGTCAGTGAAGATGACAGCAATTCTGACATCCTAGTGGTCACCACCAAGACTGGCCTGCTGGAG CGGGTGGAGGAGGCCCAGCAGGAGCGCAGGGAGCTCCTGCAGGCCATGCGGCTCCTCCAGGAGGAAAAGCGGCAGCTCCAGGAGGAGCAGAAACGACTTTCCCGGGAGCGGGAGCAGGAGAGGGAGACGTGTTGCCTGTTGCGTACGCACAACCAG GAGCTCCTGCGCTCGTCCCAGTGTATGTCAGAGGAGCGCGAGGAGGTGAGGAGGAGACTGACGGAGGCGACGGATCGAGTGCGCCAGCTTGAGGAGGACCTGCTGGGAGTCACTCAGAGAGCCCTGCAGAAAGAGACGGAGATGGACTG CCTGCGTGACCGTCAGAAGAAGCTGACAGCGGAACGAGACAACCTGGACAGCCAGCTCAAGAACGAGAAAGATGAGAGGGAGCGCTACAag GCCCATCTGCGCAGCACTGAGCTGGAGAACACCAAGCTGAGCGCCGAGCTGCAGATGCTGAAGGCTGTGGAGCTCAACCGGGAGGTGACCATCGCTCAGTTccaggaggagctggagagACTGAGGAGCTGTGTGGCCCAGCGGGACAGTTTAGAGAAAGAGTTGCTCACACTCAAAATGGACAAG GCCGAGCTGACACGTCTACGCGAACAACTCCGTCAGGCCGAGGAGCAGCTGGCCGCGTCCCGCCAGCAAGCGGCCTTGCTGGCCTCGGAGCTCCGAGACTCAGCCAGCGCCCGGGACCACTCCATGAGCGAACTGTATCGCGCCCGCCTGGAGGCCGACAAGCTCCGCGCCAGTCTGGCTGAAGCGCAGGCCGAGTGCCAGCGTATGGAAAGCCAACTGGACCGCATGAAGAGCTCTGCGCATCGGGACGTG AGCGTCGGGACCAACGGAGAGCTGGCACCCAGCGTACTGATCGTCTCCGAGGTGGAAGCCGAGCTGCAGAGGGAGGTGGAGGAACTGAAGCTGCGCCTCCACATGGCCGCCGAGCACTATAAGGAAAAATACCGCGAGTGCCAGCGGCTCCGCAGGCAGGTGGCCAAACTGAACACGAGCGAGTCGCACGCG GAGCACAAGAGAAACGCGTCGACCGAGACGGTCCTGGAGCCTCTGACCCCAAGCCCTGATTCACCCACTGCAG gaagTATTGCGGCAAGAGCCCTCCAAGAGGCCTCTACCTTGACAATCAGCTCTGAGCTGGAAAACCTGGAATGTACACACAGCAGCACAGAGACTGAGGAGAAGCAGACCGCAAAGTCGACGGGGAGCGCTGAGGCGGACctggaagaggagaggagggaggACAGCCTGCGGCTGACGAGCTGGGTGGAGGTCCAGACAAAGTGGGCGGGCAGCGAGGGGAACGCCGAGGCCCAGCAGACtccggaggaggagggggagaggagaagaggggaagaagaagaagaaacggcCCAGGGGGAACACAGCAACTCCGTGGAGGAGGAGCTTGCCTTGATGGAGGAGAAGTGGAAGGAGCAGTGCGCCATCAATGAGACTCTCAAACAACGTCTGGCCAATGAGGAGGAGCGatttaga gTGCAGATGGCAGAGCGGATCAGCGAG GAATTGCATCTCATCCTGAGTCGGCAAAGGGGACAGGACGCCCGCGATGAAGGGGCTGAGGTTTGGCGGCAGATGGCAGAGCGGATCAGCGAGGAGATGGAGTTGAAACGTGAGGAGCGACTAGATGAG GAATTGCATCTCCTCCTGAGTCGCCAAAGGGAGCAGGACGCCCGTGATGAAGGGGCTGAGGTTAGGCGGCCCATGGTGCTGCGGTACCCGCTGCCTTACCCCCAGGACCCCTCGCCGCCCCCATTGGTACCACAGAGGCCCGCGGAGCTGCAGTTTGGCAACCCATATGCCACTGACCCCACGCAAG ATCAGGAAGGAGATGCCTCGCTAACTCCGGAGCAACTGAGCCGCCCTCCACCCGAGGCCCCACCTTGCGCCACTCCATGCGCCCCTCCGATCTCCCCTACAAATCCGAACCCCGGCCCGGCGGCGCCAGGTTGGGACAGAGAGGTGGTCTGCATCCAGCCTTCACGCAGCACCAGCCCCCCGGAGAACCCACCCGAGGAACCTCAGAAC GCCGGCGACGGGGCGCAGCCATCTTGTGACCACCAGTCCAGCCGACCTGCTGAAACAAGAAGAGGCTTCTGCTTTGACTCCAG CGGCAACAGCCACAAGCGCTGCCCGCTGTGCGAGGTGATCTTCCCGCCGCACTTTGAGCAGAGCAGCTTCGAGCAGCACGTGGAGAGCCACTGGAAGGTGTGCCCCGTGTGCTCCGAGCAGTTCCCCCTCGACTGCCAGCAGCAACTCTTCGAGAGGCACGTCCTCACACACTTCGACGGCCACGTGCTCAACTTTGATCAGATTGAGTGA